The genomic stretch ataaaataaattgtaacataaaataagaaattgtataataaataaaatgtaaaataattataaaacaaccAATAAAAAGTAAGCAAATAAGtttatagataaataaatatttgattaagGGCTGATTGTTGCAACTTCTTGGTAAACTCTAGCTAtcagataaattttatctagCTGAAATGGTAATAATAACATATGTTaagataaatacattaaaGAAATGAGCTGAGGCAATgagttaaaaaaagataagtatATTTTCAAACAGGTCCCACCTGTTGCCTGAAAttttgaagtaaaaaaaatcaatcagTATGTAGTAAATTAAACTGTGCGAGATTAAGAATCGATAAAAATACTCACTTTACTTATCGCGGACATCGTTAATCTCTCGTAAACAGAGCTCACGCATCGGAAACTCAATACACTGGCGACGAGCTCTCTAATGTTATGCCATAAAGTCACATCTCCTCCTTCTCATTCAATTCGAGTGCTAATCATCTTTCTTCTCCCCCACTTCGTTGTTCTGTTTGTGCATCATTGGATGTAAATGAATCCACGTTGCGAATACTGTTCCGGGACCGTCATCACCATCGACTAAATCGACATCGCGTGTCGGTTTCGATCACCTCGAgatcttaaatataattttgcttttagTAAGCGCAAACAACGTATTacattaaatgtataaaagttagaaaaattaagatcTCGCGCACCGCGTTACATTTAGCGCCAATTTCTGGTGCGGTCCAGCTGCTGCTTTCAAACGCTTCCAAATCTCTCAATGTTTTCGCTATGAACGTTACGAAACAATAGTCCATTAGCGCTACCAGTGCAACCAATACTACGCAAGTGGACCGGTTTTCTATAGTCAACCGGTACGTGGCGACATCTGGCAACACACTGAACACCGGCGACAGTCATTTCTACAAAGTTCTACGCCGTGAAGCAGTCACGCACAGTCGCGTTGGGATTACATCCGTGTTGCATCATGTGAGTAAATATGAAACTTTTCAACCGATATTTCTTTCCCTGACGATCGATCCTTCCGTCCGTTCGGATCTGCAAAATTTTCGCCGCGACGTCTTCACGTAAACGCAAAATTCGACATGACAAACGATCGCGTGGCGCATTGACACGTTTGTTTGATTTACAGAACTATCTAGAAACTTCGAAGGAAATTGAAAGAACGGGATGTTAGCGACGAGGCTCTGCCGGGTTTCACCCGGATTGGCGTCACTCGTCCGAGCTCCGGTCGTGCTGACGACGCCGCGATTGTCCAAAGGCCAGATCACGAGATTATTTGTTAACGATGGACGCGGTTCCTACACGAGATCCGCAAGGAGGAGAGCCACCGTGGTCGAACAAGCAGCGGCTCCAGCTGGTGAAACAGgtaaatattctttcttaCATACGAGAAATACATACAGAAATACAATACCTCgatagatttaataattatttaattagaaaaaaagttactgaaataaaaatgacaattgcgtaaattattttgatatgtgattaatattttgcagcATTCAATATTGGGAAAGCGGCGGTTGCCGGAGGAGCAGTGGTTGGATTAGGTGGTCTTTGTTACTATGGATTAGGTCTTTCTTCGCAAACAGGCGCCATAGATCGCGCTCAGTAAGCagcttttttctaatttaatatttttacataattaattataaaacactGCCTATCTTTTTACAAACAATTtggaatttttctttgtacagcTTATGGCCCCAATATGTCAAAGACAGAATAAAGTCCACCTATGCGTACTTTGGCGCGTCCGTTGCAGCTAGTGCAGCATCCGCAGCTATGTGCCTGCGATCTCCAGCTATGATGAATCTAATGATGCGTCAGGGATGGATTGCCATAGGTGTAACAATGGCAGCAATGATTGGCAGTGGCATGGTTGTGAGGGGACTACCGTATAAAGAAGGATTTAGCAGCAAACATGTAGCCTGGCTAGTGCACACCGGTATTTTAGGCGCAGTCGTGGCGCCTCTGACTCTCCTAGGTGGACCGTTGGTTCTTCGAGCGGCTTGGTATACCGCTGGGATAGTCGGTGGTTTGTCAGCAGTCGCCGTTTGCGCACCCAGCGATAAATTTCTGGCAATGGGTGGCCCACTGGCTATCGGTCTTGGCGTGGTAGCTGTCAGCAGTATCGGTTCTATGTTTCTTCCGCCTACGACCGTTCTTGGATCCGGATTATATTCCATAGCACTTTACGGTGGTCTTTTATTGTTCTCTGGCTTCCTACTTTACGACACGCAGAAAATCATCAAACAAGCGGAAATTTATCCGATGTACAATATCGATAGGCCATACGATCCGATTAACAAGTAAGTaatcaaagagagaaggataaaataattatgaattgATTGTTAAACAAAAGGAGATAATCTACGAAATATAAAAGCGTGGTATcactaaatatttattacattaaaaaaattatcttatatGTTGCATAAGATTCTAATGATGTTTTTATTCTTGTAGCGCAATTTCGATTTACCTGGATACATTGAACATCTTTATACGAGTCCTGACCATGATGGCTGGTGGTGGCAATagacgcaaataaaaaaatgcaaataacgtGATACTAACAAAGTAACATTGGATGTAATGTAATTCATAAATTACATATGTATTGAAGACCTCCTTCAAGTTAgttataatttgattaaataaaaataaattgtacagTATAAAGtcttaaattaaagaaaataaatctaaacGTTTCTTTATTGCACATTCGTGCATATTAGTtttaaatcgtaaataaaaatttttttatctcacgcATTATAATATTCCCAAGCGACTTTGTAATTAAGTTtaggtattattttaatattaaaaaaaaatgtatatatatatgaagtTGATTTTTGTTAGAATGCTTAGACATgtttcttcaatatttttttcttttttgttggAAGGTAAAATTATGATAGGCGCGACAAAGTGCCGGCCATCGACTCCCAGGGTCCCGAATCAAGATCGACCATCGGGTCGATAATTTGAGTGGCCTCTCGCTTTCTCATAGGGGTGAAATCGCGTCGAAAGGAGGGGAGGACAAATCGAGTCGGCAACCCTTGCGGCGAGGACAGGTTTGCGCGTGCGTCTATCTCCTGTCGCGAGGGGTAAAACTGATGCACGACGGCGAGGGTGAGAAGCAGGGCGGAGGCGAGGATTCTGGTTGAAACGAGAGAGCGGTGATCGCAGAATGAAcgggagagaaggagaaaaggagagaaacaTTGAACGCTGACACCGTGGCCTCAGTCTCGTCTCCGTTCGCGCACGGGGACCCGTTGTTGCGCTTCCTTTTGTATTACTATGAGCTAAGTCGCTAGCGTCTACTCCGAATGCTGTAAATTTAGCAAAACTTAGTGGCATTTCTGCTAAGGGACCTGTTAATCGACGTTCGAAGAACATCGAAGAGAGCTTTTTTGCGGGAGGAAAGCTGCTGCTGAATTCATCGACCCTAAAGTGTGAGTAAGCCGAACGACATACTTAATTTCCAATTGTTCCAAGTGATCGCACTGATAATACTTTAGCACGTGCGCCGCGCCTATCTATCTAAcgaaaattcgataaaatttgaCGAGAAGGTCTTTATTCGCGGAAAGTTCTCTCGTTCATCCTAGATAAATTCTCATGAATATCATCTAGTAAATTGATCGAAAAACCAACGAGtcatcttttattaaatacattattttattttatatataaatatatatatatattttttttttaatagaaaactAACGTATTTTTTGGGAAGGAAAATGTTCTATAGATAAATCAGCGTTATctctaaattattaacgtgTGTAATGAAAAATGCAGATATCAGAGGGAAATATTGGTTTTTctgatttttctctttcggtcggaatcctttttctttatctgtgaattttttttccgtgttCTTTTCCTCGGTTTttgctaaaattattttttatttagtttttatcCCTCTCTCGTGTACAAAAGTCGATCGAATTTTAACATGTACGTTCCTCGACGAGGCGGGGGCCTCGAAACGGAACGGAGCGCGGTGATGCATGCGCGACGTGATGCATCTTAACGGTGAGCGAAAACGCGCAtgcaaaattcgcgacaaagCACGCGTCGCCGGCGCCCTTTCGTTCTGAACGAAAGGAACAGCGTCGTTACgacgcgcgtcgcgacgcggatcgatcgatcgacgcGTGACTGCCGCTTACGTCAAGTGAAACGCATCGCCGACGAGATCAATCGAGGCTGGAAGCGAATCAACTATTCATATAATTCGGAAATAAACTCCACCTAACGAATTaagatttcttttcttttaattcaagaaagaaaaaaatagttgttctaaattaaaagaaaatttacgaattaaattaGAGCTTAATCTTTGTTCcgaattatctaaaaaaaagaagcagcgAAGGTTTCGAGGAAGCTCGAAGTAGATccaagataaattttttcgagagaataataattaaataattgtttgcgTTCGgcttttatatgaaaaatagaacgctgcgAAATTTCTTTATGGAATCGCGCGTggtacgatttttttatttcacgtgtGTGAATAAATACTTGGTGGAATATCGGAAAGCGAGATGAAAGCGATTAAGAAGACTAGCAGCCTCGGGGCTACCTAAGGATTATCGCACACGTGCGGGACGAAGATAACGTTATACGCAAACGACAGTGTCGTTCTAGTTGTAGAAAGGCGGTATtcgaaattaagaataaaaaaaaaattaattaaatctgggaatataaaaagaaatattttttttttgagaaaatcCCAGTCGATCGCGCAAAAATCTCAGCAATGCAATGCAAAATTCAGCGTTCATAACGTGCgtaaacatttattacaaagCATATCGAACAAACTTAACTAGACCGACGATTAACGCTCAGCATGCCAGCCGTTTCTGAGCAGAAGCGTGCGGGGGGGAGTTGGCGAACCTGTCGACGGTGGCGGGTGGACGGCAGGGCGGGACGGCGgaaggggggagagggggtgTTCGGTCGTCGCGCGAGTCGATAAACCGTGGGGCTGAACGTAAGCACTTGCGCGCGGCGACAACATGGCAGACGGTGAGTCCCTTTTTTCCTCGGCGAGCCCTTGTCGAAGGGGCTGGTGAGAGTTTAAGCGCGTGTCGTGCGATCGATTCGCGACTCCGCTCGATTGGCAGCCTTCTCGGATGTCCCTTGCGTGGAAAATCCGATTCTCAGCGCGGTTTCCCTTGCTCCGTCTCTCTTACGCTCGCGAGGGGCGGCCGGCGATCGGCGTCGAAGTGCGCGCGCGAAATTTGCCTCCTTCTCCCTCTGTCCGTTTGCCCGGCCCCGTCTGAGAGGACGATGGAATTAAGCCAGCCTCACGTATTCTTTTTCAGACGAGGATCAATCGACATGCGGCTCAGGGAGTCTGTCTCGGTACCGCTGCATCCCAGTGGACTGAACAACAAGTAAGTATCCTCGGGGCAGGACGGAGCTTCGGACAAACCGCTCGGGGGAGGAATTAATCGCCGGACCGGTGGCCACGCGTTGCTACACGGGAATAATAATACCTCGTATCAAATCGCCGAGAAACGAAACTGCGATTCTCGCGGGTGGGAAAAACCATCGCTTTATGACCCATGTTATTACGTAATATGCTTCTGAAGTGCCGGCTTTGTAGCCGTTACATCAGAATTGTTCTATAGCGTAAGGCATTCTGAACGACTTCCGCTATCGACATGCTCTTTTACCGTAAGGActtttagttattaaaaaattgcacgtcTACCGCTTTCTTTTACAATGCGCTATGCTTAGAATtagataaaagaataaattttttttttacgaatttagataattatttcttgatttaaaaattaatttttttgttattcaCACGTTTCATCTAGAGCCAGGCAATTTAATGTACGCGATATATACATAAGTTTTCACGGACCGTGCTGTTTTACGCCGATCATACTACGAATGTCAGTCAATCTCTGCTAAGTCAGGTATCCTGATGATTTCCTTGTCATAAGTTACGCTAAATATAAACATCTGATCCGTCTCGAAGACGGCCGTAGGCGTGCTGCCGCCTATGCCGCCTCGGCATCTGCGAGCCCGAACGGTATACCCGACGTTAGTATCGATCCACCTGGACTCATTTCTTACTCTCTCCTTGCAGCCAGCTCCGCAGGCACAGCCCGAGCCGGAGCGTCGAGATCGGTAATCGCAACGAGAACGCGAGCCAGGAGCCGGCCGCTAACTCCCCGCCGGGGTATCCGAACGACGACGAATCGTCGGACTTCCGGCTGGCCGAAGATACCACCACGTGGTCCTCTTTAGCGATCGCACGCGACAACGTGCAGCAAAGCAGCCCGTCGACACAACAGCGATCCGTCAACGTCAACAATAATCTCACCGAGCCGAGAATACAAAGGAACAGCTCCGCCGAGAGTCTCGCTAATTACGAAGGTAAGCGCATTTTGTGAGCGCGAAGGGGAATGTCAATTTAAAGAGCCGATTATTCTCTTTAAATGCATTTCAACACAATGCGCaacctctttctctctctttcttcctttctgtTTTGCTTATGAATACTGAATCGAAATTATGCTgtgaagaaaagaatttagaaAAGCGAGGAAAAGATGACGATTTATAAGTAAAAGACCTGTGTTGTTAGGCACGGTCGAAGAACAATCTGCCAACGTAAACAACAATCTAACCGAGCTGAGGATACAGAGCAGCAGCTCCGTCGAGAGCCTCACCGATTACGAAGGTGAGCTCCCTTCGTTCTCCAATTGTTTCACGAAGAATTTAATCGTGTTGGAAAGAGATAAAAGGCCTTCTCAATGCGATTGAATTACGCTGCAATCCGTAAAGGAATATTcaatgtgataaaaaataatctgagATAGGTGATACGGTAAAACGCTGATATTTGTCGCAtatacggtttttttttttttaaagatatctaGATCGAATAATAAACGGGCACACGCGAATCAttggattttttaattccgtttACCACTATTGCTTTTATTGAGGAATTGATTGGTCTACTTTTAAATAACGCTTTTTCCAGTATGCTCTGGGATTTTATTGGAAGACAATGATGGCTGAAGGTTTCGTTGCAGAAGCGCGACAAGCGACGTGTGACGAACTTCGATATTTTCTATTGGCTGCCATTAATAACACATCCTTGACATTAACTACTACCCGTAAAGCGCAAGAGATTTTTAGTTCAATGAAAATCATTTGCTCGGCCATGTCGCGCcctttttttgataattatctTGTAACGCGCGATAATTACGGTTTTATTgatcaaagatattaaatatattatactctACGACTTGAGAAATATATTCGAgggaaagaaacaaaaatcgaAGCATTTTCAAACGATAATTAACCgaattaatgttataataatttagaacTTAAGCTATGTCGCAACTGCGCGCATAACGAGTCTTATTGTATGGATCGTCACGTTTGGGTTGCGAGAAATGACCAATGGTCCCGCAAGTTGACCAGCGCGACGCGATGACGATGAGTCACGGATTATAACGCTCAATTATTCGGTCAAAGCTGAGACAAACGCAACTGTGGAATGTTACAGGACGTAATTCTCCGCACGAGAACTCATCGCGCGAGCTGACGCCATCCGAGTGGTCCGACTGGTCCGAGGAAGGAAACTTGCCAACGGGTTGCCGCGGCATAGTCAACCCTAACTACCCTGGCTTCCAGCACCTGGCGCCTTCCCTACTGTCGGACACCGACCTAACCGAGGACGAGCACGATAGCTGTTCCGATTATCCACCATTTCAACACGCCGAGACAGCTCCGTTGCCGGAAAACGACGATAACGAGTACAACAACAATATCGACGACATCAATCATCTCTGCGGCCAGCGTAATGACCGCAAGATTTTTTACGAGAAGCCAAAGTTCAATATACAGGTAATACTTGTTGTTTGTACAAGTATTACCATACTTGTTGCGTGAAAGATCACAAGGATGATCGATGGTGTTATAAAcgtgaaagttaaaaaattctttttaacggCTAACGAAAACGTGTATCtgcgattaaattttgttcATCCGAAGCGTACGTTTCGTTTTCAAACATTTGCACATTGGATCGtcagtaaatatttaattttatctgtttctattaattgaaaaaaaaaaaaatctaattgcTTCTCTAACGTTGACACtcattattgataaaaaaattcgaccAATTTGGCTTGCGCGAGTCATGCCGTAGCAATGTGTATTCGTTTCGGAATGAATAAGTTAAACCTGTCACTGAAAGCCGAGCGACAGTCGGCGCGAGTTATcaacgcgtaaaaataatcggGCATCCTCCTACAAGCGTGCTGCCTCTCGGGCATTATCACTGCTCTTTCATATTCCAGACTGTGACCTCTTTGTACGAGGCTGTGGTGCCGCCGTCGGAAAAGTGTATCAACTACGTGAAGAGCGTGGAAGTCTCGAAGTCCGAGAAGAAGACACTTACGTCGGAACCGGAGGAAATTGTCGTCAACAACGTCGTTGAAGCGGAAACCCATCTAACACTTCTAGATGAGAGAGAGGAAGGTCTGGCTAACCAAGTGAATCAACATACCCCTGAATTGTCGCAAATAATTTTGGAAGATAAACGTGAAAAGGAGGTGCCCGTGGAAGTTGAACTGGTAGAATTAACCACCAGCGTAAACGAAAGTTTGCAATTTCCCGAAATTGAGGAGATCTTGGACTCTGGAAAGACCAGCGAGATCGGCGAGGTGAGCCTTAAGGTGATCCTCTCAAATagtttgtttaaatttaattacggcatttaaactttttttttttcttttttttctatttttttaatgtaattgttACGAAATAACAACCTTAAcaaatttaagataaattaaagttattttttaaatagttatttaattattcttattgtTTCTCTGTTCGAGATCTCATTAACGTTAGTATGACATTATTGATTTGCATAACAATTACTGCCGCGACTAATTCTACTTCCTGTTATTGAGCGTATCGCGCCTGTTTGACTTGTGACGCTTTCATGTACGGTCGATTAAACGTGAAAATGATTTCGGTGTGGGCGCACAGACGGAGGACGTCGCAGTGGAGCACATCGATTTAATACGCGAGGCAAAGGAGCTGCCTCACCCAGATCGGTCCAAAATAGGCAACCGTCAGCCGgtgacgacgacgtcgacgggCGGCTCGGCCGACGACGAGTCGGAAAGCAACAGCGACTACTCCGAGGACTTCGCCGAGGAGCGATCAACCTACACGAAGCTGGAGGAAATCGATCTGCTGTCGAGCATCGGCCGTGATATCGGCGTCGATCTCGAAAAATACGCGCAATCGGTACCGGACGTGGTCGCGATGGAGTCGATTGAGAATATACGTCAACTACGACCGTCCTCGATCGCCAAGGACCACGTGGACACTAACAAATTGTTGGATCGTGAACTTCCGGAGGCGTCCAGCGCCGATGCCcggaagaaggaaaaaatggCCAAAAACCAAGCTAAACGCcgccagcagcagcagcaacaacaaacGCGAAACTCTAATTCTCAAAGGCGCTCCGACAAACGCAGAGTTGACGTCGATAATGGATCTGGTaagtttttctctttattctactattttgaaaaatgtataacagAAATTCTCGAAGAACGAAATACGTTATCAGTAcatttttctacaatttttatgaacatttttatgattaaGTTATACTCTTTTTAATGAACACTAAAAGAAACCAAGCGcccgctattttttaaaagacagTTATAaactacgaaataaaaaaaaattatgagacTCACCAAACTGCTTCAGCGGAGtcgtagagttctgccggtgactgtaacataaaaaggaaaatattaatgtagacgtgccagtaaattaataagattaagaaaaaaaaacgtaacaatttttttttttaataaagatttaattttaaaagatttatgcttacctaaaagttgctccgccgatgcaggatgccccccgggcctgctcctcctctcagtttggacgtcgtgacgagtcctccttccgcgcacaagtcactcgcgaatcatcccgaccgtgattctactgtcgcgaaatttactgaacactatatcgcgcgttattttttcgcactgctgaaaaaagaaaatcctgaaaaagaaGACAGGTTACAGGcttacccaatctgcatacagcggagttgttgaattcGGCCGgtgtctgtaacataaaataaaatatattattgtagacaagTATATTAGTTtcaaaaaattcataaaaaaaaaagcaaaggtcttcttttaataaagattctattagataaattaatgcttacctaaaagttgctccgccgatgcaggatgcctcctggtgggcctgctcatcctctcggatgggacgtgacgagccatccttccgcggcactggaaactcgcgaacgcactcccgtaaaaaaataatcgtaagaaaaaacgcgcgataattagcggcactcccgaaaacgaccgacgaaccggcggcgacacgtgctctcctcgcACGGAGAATCGCACGTGCTCTTCTAATTACGTGCTCGCGTAATCTCCTCACACGGATAATAAAGACGAGAAGATAGTTCTTGTGTCGGACGGTATTCGTTAAACGgaaatacgtattaatttcggcacgagcacgcggttgCCGTGAGCGCGTAGTACGTACGTGTGTATTGCGCGACCGCTAgtgaaggacagagcgagagtgggagtggtgggggaatatacctagcgcgcggcacgtatgctcgcgctcgctctcacctcGCTCCCCCGCCTTCCCCCGACCCCCGCGCCAatctattcgttactcacgttcgatttaattgtaatatttaattggtATGTCTAGACAAAGACGATACTTCCATCAGGTCCTCGATCTCggaaatcgcgaagaccgtctttgcctggacacattaattaattattaaaattaaattaaacctcAAATCCCTCGACTCaacagccgacgttgactctcgcttggcgtgaagcaataCCTTTTATAGCCTGTTCTACGACGAGTCAGGTAATTAACTGACTCGCATTTTAGTAATTGAAAACATAATTACTCTTGCATTATCAACGATTGCGATTTTGTAATTACTACAAGTATGTTTTCACATAAATCTATTAATGtcattctttttaaataattacttttaacatCTTCTTACATTTGTTTAAAGGTGGCTTCGACGTTTACAATATCGAAACAGCGATGCCAAAAATTGATCTAGACGCGATTGAGTCACATCTCAGAGCTGCACGTGAGGAGGAACGTCGGGTGAGTAATCAACATTCTTTctcacattttaattaacaattatttttttttatacggcaCTTGAAAATTGTAACACGATTATGAATTCATATTTCAAATTCAAACGAATACCAAATCACTTCTTTCTCCTTAcgtgttatacatataactaaaattatttttaatcattacaTATCATACatttttagataatattataaaaaaaattgtaatattttatttatccacTAATTTACTCCTTGATACGTAATTCTATTGATTtccaatatttcttttcttatacAATGGAGTTCTTAAATTAACCAGAACTCTCGGGTCAATGAAATGAATCTCGTGTTCATTCACACACGTCTTCGTATCTCAATATCTCGTCTGGGTATTGCGGACTCTTGAATGTATCCGGCAATTACCGAAGAGTCGAATacgttttacataaatatctGCGAGTAGGCGGACGCCATATATTGTACATTTGATATGATTGATTTATGGGAACTTTGAGCAGACCCACGTAATGAGAAAGGAAAGATTCAagagttaaaatattttttaaaggcCGCTTTGGTGAAACTTTGATCTACAAAAATTGTCGAGAAAGCTAATTGACTAAAGACAACGTTTGAAAGACAGAAGTCTGATTATTTAACGTCGAGTGATCATTTATTTCGCACAACTGATAAACTTTGATAAACTCGATGGCTTCCAGTGAATGCGTacaacgataaaatataacaaacaaATCGCTCGTTTAAATACGCGTacttattttacgattaatacGAGAAAAATGTGCGATTCCTTCGCCTACAGTGCGTAGGCACTTTCCATTGTCTTGTTTTCAACGATGATAGCTCCTgactttttttctaaatcgaGGAAATTATTAAGCATCGTGCTCCGAATACTGAACCGCGTACGGTACAGAAGTAACGCATGATCAGTCAACTGAAACATTTTACGCAGGACACCCCGAAGATGATTTAACGATCTTTTGTTACAGCCGACGCGGCTGACGATGTACTTTGCATAGTGCATTAAGTTTAAAGTACTTTTACGTACGATATTCCCTTTCCAGGTGgaataaaaagttttcaatAAGCTCCggataatatttatttattacaaaatagcTTCTGTATCGCGCGCAGCGTATAAAACGAAATGCAATCAATTGCGAGACCGACATATTGCGTCATCGCCTTTTATGTTATACGTTTGAAAGTTTTACTTTTGAACGGAAGCGCATTGAATGCGAGAATGCATCTCGGCGTCCCGCTTGTTCTGAGAACTGTCGTAAGCGTTATGCGGAGCAGTGGATACGAATCTACAACCATTTTCCGGAACTCGGAAGCTACGGCCGACAAACGCACGCTCTTGTCCGGCACTTTCACCAAGAATCCCCGGAGAAGTCTTTCTAGGCACGAATACGTGGGACCACCTCTAtcgccgccaccaccaccgctACCATCGCCGCTGAACACTTCCTCCGCGGCTAGCAAACCTTAACGAAGGATCTCTCTCGATTCGCCTTGCAGTTTCGGTTCGCCTTCGTTACACGCGCGTTCAAAGTCGCACGTTCCTCGGCGTCGGATTTGCTCGACAGTTTTGGTCTCGATTAAATCCGATCAgtgattatttttctaaattacagTTCTATTCGCGGCAGCATAGGAAGAAAGAAGACTCATCGGCGAAGTAAACGGAAGAGGAAGAGCGGCACGATGAGCTTCTTAAGAGGGATGAAATAATAGTCTTTGAGAGAGACGCGGATCGAAATTTTCAAGCAAGATCTGGCCTACGGAAATAAGGCGGTGCTCGATCATGGGTAGCAGCAACAAGTCGCGGAAGCATTACAAGAAAGACTCGAGATTCGTCGCGGATCTCTACACATTTACTTACGACGACGATTTGGATTGTGTAAGGGTTGCGAAGAGCGAAGGGCGATAGCGCGCTAGCACTCCTAAGAGTTTCGGTTCTTTAAAAGAGTTTTGTTGCGTCAATTacggtttaaaaaatattttttacatgccggaacaatttaataatattggcattatatctcggaaaatttaaaatataataagacgTCTGAATTTAATTGCAAGATGTAAGGAATCATTACGTTTCTCAATCGCTTGCTTGTTCCGTGTGCATGCGACTTGTGCAAAGAGCGGCCGCGGTATTGCATTTGGGTTGTCGGGCTCGCATATGTCAAATTTACCA from Cardiocondyla obscurior isolate alpha-2009 linkage group LG12, Cobs3.1, whole genome shotgun sequence encodes the following:
- the Schip1 gene encoding schwannomin-interacting protein 1 homolog isoform X4; amino-acid sequence: MELSQPHVFFFRRGSIDMRLRESVSVPLHPSGLNNNQLRRHSPSRSVEIGNRNENASQEPAANSPPGYPNDDESSDFRLAEDTTTWSSLAIARDNVQQSSPSTQQRSVNVNNNLTEPRIQRNSSAESLANYEGRNSPHENSSRELTPSEWSDWSEEGNLPTGCRGIVNPNYPGFQHLAPSLLSDTDLTEDEHDSCSDYPPFQHAETAPLPENDDNEYNNNIDDINHLCGQRNDRKIFYEKPKFNIQTVTSLYEAVVPPSEKCINYVKSVEVSKSEKKTLTSEPEEIVVNNVVEAETHLTLLDEREEGLANQVNQHTPELSQIILEDKREKEVPVEVELVELTTSVNESLQFPEIEEILDSGKTSEIGEVSLKTEDVAVEHIDLIREAKELPHPDRSKIGNRQPVTTTSTGGSADDESESNSDYSEDFAEERSTYTKLEEIDLLSSIGRDIGVDLEKYAQSVPDVVAMESIENIRQLRPSSIAKDHVDTNKLLDRELPEASSADARKKEKMAKNQAKRRQQQQQQQTRNSNSQRRSDKRRVDVDNGSGGFDVYNIETAMPKIDLDAIESHLRAAREEERRRRNDREEIRRRLAMGPDAEDLRAERGRKPSLQSRLQSGMNLQICFMNETSSDTESPGSENDSFSGSTPTSLGSKQLGGKQAPTRPQMLSLPSLRLDTGANSTPPVDEADFFARQARLQTEARMALAQAKEMAHMQMEVERQRLKQSPITEMVRCSLEKVGVQLGEDRRRLSRVLLTELNVAQLQVVANDLHARIAALNEALVEGLLRRDDLHMEQDSMLVDVEDLTRYLGAKQESLKKKQQNVQQTANRNHQQSSAASTKLSMKPKLTHLNRGLVALVRK
- the Schip1 gene encoding schwannomin-interacting protein 1 homolog isoform X5; protein product: MELSQPHVFFFRRGSIDMRLRESVSVPLHPSGLNNNQLRRHSPSRSVEIGNRNENASQEPAANSPPGYPNDDESSDFRLAEDTTTWSSLAIARDNVQQSSPSTQQRSVNVNNNLTEPRIQRNSSAESLANYEGRNSPHENSSRELTPSEWSDWSEEGNLPTGCRGIVNPNYPGFQHLAPSLLSDTDLTEDEHDSCSDYPPFQHAETAPLPENDDNEYNNNIDDINHLCGQRNDRKIFYEKPKFNIQTVTSLYEAVVPPSEKCINYVKSVEVSKSEKKTLTSEPEEIVVNNVVEAETHLTLLDEREEGLANQVNQHTPELSQIILEDKREKEVPVEVELVELTTSVNESLQFPEIEEILDSGKTSEIGETEDVAVEHIDLIREAKELPHPDRSKIGNRQPVTTTSTGGSADDESESNSDYSEDFAEERSTYTKLEEIDLLSSIGRDIGVDLEKYAQSVPDVVAMESIENIRQLRPSSIAKDHVDTNKLLDRELPEASSADARKKEKMAKNQAKRRQQQQQQQTRNSNSQRRSDKRRVDVDNGSGGFDVYNIETAMPKIDLDAIESHLRAAREEERRRRNDREEIRRRLAMGPDAEDLRAERGRKPSLQSRLQSGMNLQICFMNETSSDTESPGSENDSFSGSTPTSLGSKQLGGKQAPTRPQMLSLPSLRLDTGANSTPPVDEADFFARQARLQTEARMALAQAKEMAHMQMEVERQRLKQSPITEMVRCSLEKVGVQLGEDRRRLSRVLLTELNVAQLQVVANDLHARIAALNEALVEGLLRRDDLHMEQDSMLVDVEDLTRYLGAKQESLKKKQQNVQQTANRNHQQSSAASTKLSMKPKLTHLNRGLVALVRK